The nucleotide window GCCCTGAGATGCGCATGGAGAACTCGTCCACCGTCTCGCCATCCCGAAACGAGATGGCCTCGAACTCCTTGCGGAGCTTCTGCGCGTTCGCCTCGCGGACGCGCTCAACGCCGATGCGCTGAATCTTGATGGTGTCCCACGCCATCTTCGCCGTCTCCTTGGTGGCGAGCGACGCGTGCATCTCCTCCGGCGTGGAGCGCAGTATCGCCGCCAGCGCACTGCGATCCTCGCGGACCGGGGCATCCCCCGTCTCGACCGTGTCCCAGAGCATCTTCACCTGCAGGTTCACCATCATGACCACGGACCACTGGGCATAGTTGGTCCGCGTCAGCATGGGCCAGACGATGTCGCTGCCGCCGACCTCCCTGGTGCTCTCTCGGACGACCACAACGCGTCCACCATGCCGCACAGGACTCCGCCCGCGGCTCTGCGTGCGGGCGCGCTGATTCACCACCGGCGTCCCTGCCAGCGCCTGTGCACCTCGTCCGCCAGCCATGGCCCTCAGCCCTTGATcggaggctctgataccacttgttgTAGCTAAACTACGGGCTCGATgaactcacacacacacacgagaGAGGGAGGTTTTGCGCTGCGTCCGACCTGCAGCATTTTCTGTTTCTTCTCTTATTTAACAGCTCAAGTAAACTAACAGATTGATCCTAATCTTGCGCCATGACCAGGCTAAGCGGGCGCGCCATCCCACATCCTTGACCATGCGCAAGAGAACGTGCTAACTACCTAGCTACTGCTCCGATCCAGCCGTGAACAGGCTCACGTTGCATGGACCGGTTTATTTGCTGAAACCAAACCTAAACAACTAGTGCGACAGGATTACAGAATTTCCAACATATGAGAGAGAAGAAAATTCTCCGCaaaacaaaaaagagagaagaaattACTATGGTTTTTAGGCGTGAGATGCATACGTCCACAACACTTTTATTAGTTTGAGCTGTAGACATGTTCTAACAATGGCACACCCCTTCAATTATTTCATGGTACTAGCCTAGTAGCTAGGTTTGAATTTTCTAAAGGGTACAAATCAAGCTAACGATTCCAATTGAGCATTGTGTGCATACCTGGATAACGTACGCCAGCTAGTATTACTCATCATAACTTGCCTCTGCCATGGTGGTTATGATCACGGTGGACGCCGTGAACGGCATCACATCGTTGTGGATGATGCGGAGGTGGAGCTCCTCGACCTCCGCAAGAACCCTGGAGACCAGACCTTTTCCATTTGTTTCACAGTGGATCCTCACCATGACGTTGTCCCCCGAGAGCTTTGCCTCGATCTCCGGCAGCTGGTTTCCAATTGCTGGCGTCCCGGCCGCCAAGAGGAACCGTGCGGAGCTCTCGCCGACGTCTGGCGCGACAGGGCGGCACAGCTTCCTGACGAGCACCACGGTCTCAACGCTCCTGTGGTTGCCGCCGGCAGCCTCCAGGTACTTTACCCTCTCTTGGAGCTCCTTCACGAATATGGTGGCGTCGGCAAGAATCGTCCCCTTGTCCATCTGATCGATCCAAAGTAATTGAACCAAATTGATGAAGCGTTTCCTGGAGGAATATTATGAAATGTAGTAAAGATTGGGGGATTTGTCATATTCAATGACCTTCTTGAGGCCGGGAATGAGAGCGGAGAGCTCGATGAAGCTCTGGTTGATATTCTCCCGGCGCTTCCGCTCCGCCATGATGTGGTCTTGCGCGTACGGCGTGCTCTTTGTGGATGCCCTCCTTGTCGGCTGTGACACGCAGGAACGAAGCGGCGCCCCGGCGGCCAGCGTGCCCCCGCCACCGCTGCTGACCGGCTGCGGCGGCAAGACAGCGCCGAAGTTCCAGCTCATGGACAGGGCGTTGCTGGTGCCGGTGCCGGTGCTGCTAATGCCAGGGGGCGCGAACGGCCCGCCCGAGGTCGGGGACGACATGGACCAACTGCCTTGGTGCACAGCCGAATCGGGGGCTGGAGTGATGATTCCTCCACCGCCGCTGGTGTCATCGCCGGAGCTCAGACTGTTCTGTGCTTCGGTCAGCTCCGAGGAATCGCGGAGCGCCTGGAGACACGGGAAGCCGGCGCTCTTCTCGCTGCCGCCGTCGGCTCCTCCTGGATCCTGCTGCTCCAGTGTGCTCACCGCCCACTGCATGAACAGGCGAGAGTCGTCCATGTCGTCCATGAGCATCGACCGATCCGTACGTCGTTGCCACTGACCTAGCTCGTGCAACATCGAGACAGAAATGATAGAGTAGTTAAGCACACGTGACACCGCAGAACTAATCAGAACTAGTCATGCACGATAGTAATTGTTTACCTCGGCGAGTGAATCCCTAAAGATCGATTATGTTAGAACCTGGCCTCTAATCTTGGAGTTTATAACGGAGCGTTAAGGTCCTGTCACTGTAATGTTTGCTCACGCTAGGCCCCTCTAGCCTACAAAAATGAGCCAATCATAAACAATTAACAACCGTTTGTTGGATCCTGGCTTATCTTGCCTGGATCCAGTGAAAATGATATTCTACACCGCTGGAAAGGTGCATTCATGCGGTGAGGCAGAAATACCAAATTTCCTGATGTGTATCTTGACTATCCTATTGTCCAAATTAGGGTCATGGAAGCTGGATTAGTGGATCCACGTGTATCTTCCAAAGTACCAAGTTTTTTTAAACGGAAAATTCCAATGTTTTAAATAGCTACACATTGATGCGCTACTGCTTTTTCTAAGCCCAAACACTAGCTAATTGACGGTGCATCAGGACATGTATACtggttttttttagaaaaaggAAAATATCTTTCTCCCAATTGTTTGTATCTCTCTTTATAGAGAGAGAAGGAAATTATATCTCCCCTAATTGTCTATATCTCTTTCTGTCAAAGCCTAACTGATTTACTGCCAGTAATCAACAAATTTCACAAGGGTAATTTTGTactaatgtatctataatttgtTGCCTTGTTCACCGTACCCAAAAAATATACACCTTAGataaaggaacggagggagtatatcttaGACTTATCTCTCATAACCAAATAACCCTAAACATATGATGAGATAGACTGTTGTTAAGAGATTATCTCTTAATTAACAGAAGGGATGTCTTTTCTTATGTTTTCTCTCTCCTTCACTCAGCATTTATTATACGTGGCACTCATAAAATAGCACCATTGATATGTCACTACCCTAGCAGCTAGCCCAGTGGAAGATATAAGTGGGAAGAAGATGGCGGGACGGAAAGGGAACATCTTGTCTTGGGCAAAGGGTGACCCTCACTAATTCTTGTCCCAATAGTATTCATTTATATATGATGTCCTTCCTGGAGTTGCCAAAAGGGGTGCTGGATTCTTGGGGGGCTAGAAGGTTGTGGCAGGAGATGAATAATAAAATGAAGTATCGCCTAATCGACTGGCATATGTCGTGTCCAACCAAAAGTCCTTGGGGTTGTTGATTTACAAGTCATGAATTAATGCCTGCTATGCAAATGGCTTTGAAAATTGGAGAACACTGAAGGAACCTTCCAGCAATTGTTGTCCAGAAAATACGTTCAGAATCAAACGATTAGAGTTGGGATTAGGGGCTAACTTTTTTGTCAGTCTGACGAATATGAACCATATTTTTCAGAAGTTTACCAAGAGGTTGTTAGGTGATGGGGCTAACTTCTTTTTGGGAGGATATATGGATTAATAATATTTATTTAGTATAGCAAATCCCAAGACTTTATAACGTCACCTTCTCAAAGAAATTTATAGTTCGAATAGTCAAAGTTGAAAGATGGTGTGCATTGGTTTCATGAGAACTTTGTGGGGGAGAAAATGCCCAATAGTGGGAAGCCTTGAAGATCTTGGTTGGGGGTGGCTTAACTCTTCTCCGATAGCACAGAGAAAATTGGTGCTCTATGGGGGAGTAGCAGTATGACGGACTATGTGGAAAACTAGAAATGCCACTTGTTTTTTATAATACAAATCCTAATGATCCGGTTGTTGTGATCTAAAACTTATGTCATATTATGTGAAAGATTGGAGAATCTTGCGGAAAAGACAAGAGCAAGTAAAAACTGAGGAGGGAATTGTGAAGATCAAAATGGTGCTACAGGAGACCTACGCGAGGAGTCATAGAGGGAATCGAACGAGACAGAAGATTACTCTATGACGGAGCGTGGCTAGGGCTCTCTTTTGGCAACTTCATCTTGTGTAGATTTGGTTCACGTGTTTGTAAAAACGGAATTGGGATTTTTTTTCTATAATTATTGTCTTTGTGTTATAAATGAAGGGGAGCCTTGGCGCAGTGGTAAAGCTGCTGTCTTGTGGCCATGAGGTTACGGGTTCAAATCCTGGAAACAGCCTCTTACAGAAATGTAGGGAAATGCGGCATACTATAGACCCTAAGTGGTCGGACCCTTCCCCGAACActgcgcaagcgggagctacaTGCACCTAGCTGCCCTTTTTTGTTATTGTCTTTGTTATTATAGATGTAATAGCATTTGGAAATGCTTCCTTTTTTATATTTACATAGTTTTTGTTTTGGAAGTATAAAAGTTGatgttggtttctttaatagaaatcaacAAGGAGACTCATTGGGTGGGGAAAAAGACAAATAGCATTATAGCTCCACTATTTGCCACGCCTTGCAAGGCAATAGCTCTGCTACCCGTATACTCATCATAAAATATTATGGTTATTTCAAAATACAATTTTACTAGAATGTGAAAGAATATAATCATAAGAATAAACTATGAGTAAACATATCGAGAGACATCAAATGTCACTTTTTCAATAATGCAACATACAAATTTCTTGGTCATAAAAATAGTGACATATATCTTTCAAATTTGGCATCTGACGGATTCCCCCATTTCCGGTTTATTAGGTCCAACTTACAATTCACACCAACGAAAGTGCTAGATACCATACTAATGCTATATGCATGGCCCTTTCTCTCCTCCATGCATTGGTCGATTTTACATTGGAAATCATAATTTGACAAAAGTTAATATAGACATGGCTATATTTTCCTTTTCCCAAGACAATGAGCCTTACATGCAggaaatttctgaattttttcactagtagaaaaagggtcattTGTCTCGGTTCGTAAGGGTCATTTGTCCCGGTTGttgaaccgagactaaagggtcgttactaaagccctaggtctttagtcccggttcttacacgaaccgggacagatgggcctccacgtggccggtgcggcgagcccaggcaagaggccctttggtcccggttggtggcaccaaccgggaccaataggcgtCCACGCGTCAGCAGCTGGCAGGAGTtgaggtttttgtttttttaaagggGGTGGTTTAGGGGTTtgggggggttaatttaggtgtttcatatattgtgttagctagctaattaatagagaaaAGTGTTCTCTCTTATTTcagtgcttggtcgacgctacgtactatacgtatagagaggactcgacacgctagctagtaagcaaatgaaggaaacagaagatcgtcatgaacatatgcaCATAGaaagaagtgatatcgaccacctctccttctccgagagattagtcgaacaacaagttttcgtatatctatccgacgctactggctacatatatacaatataagatctcttacaatataatctcctaattatatatatgaactcagggtccacatggtattctccgtctttatcgatcacgtggtcaagaaagaatgccgccaattcctcttgaattgctcgcatacgatctggtggtaggagttcatcccgcatccgaaacatctaatttgaagaagggggtcaatacatatatatatatatatatatgaataaatgaaactcaacacaaatgatggtaataaaataaaattgtgaatattattatttacgcacttcatattgtttgtcagagtagccccgctcacaggtcgtgtggcggatggactcgcaaacgtagtatccacagtaattattcccggcttcctgccacaaccactttagaagaaatagaggtcaatcaaactgataagcaagcatgctacaaatggtattgatgaaactagcgcttgaatcactaggagatgcgcggaacatgctagtagtacttacttttgggtgtctaaattgcagcttcttcggcagtcccggagcttttgaGGTGAATTTtgtccaaaccctgccagacaaagaaaacaattacttgatatcaggaatgAACAAAGTTgtcgatatggtgcgataatgatcgatttaacttacttctcgagcatttcagtcatgtccagatactcctggggatcttttcatctcgagtctaagacagttactagtccccgctcaagcttaatctctaggagaatatagtggaacctgcgcacgcatgcataactcatcaattacattattataacctggactaataagggaaaccgaatatgcacaagacagtaacactcacttgaagttgtaaggaaagagtattatatctttgttttcatttattaccaacgatcgtaccAAGTTGGCCTCAGTCTCTCTCGCCTTAAATTCAACCATATATGCATCTATGGGATTtatgttaatgaacccaatatcaccgttttgttttttcttcaattcgacgatcttcaatctgcataatatagtgaggataattatatatacatgcaatgaaagagctggcctatatatagagacttaatgacagaagtagtacttccagacagtagcaagtgaccgttaatttatcgagggccttttgattgaaaaactggaagaactcctcaaatggaacattcaacagatcaattccaacgaggtcatgctcctctttaactctcagcgTCAAAATATTCACCCCCCATACTCTCTagaggttttcatgtaccaatcatggaatcttcgcatcatcgttgttagagatctttcatctttgacgagaggcttcccgtaatGGTATATGTGATCGtccacctccaagaaatcataatgtacatcgtcgggcaggtaatctccaagattggtataaccgggcaccatcctcggatcattagcgacgatatcgctagacaccttgagcggggggcacgattggttcgcttgttcgccgagctgggcaattttttcccagctcgtcattgttttaacctttgatcacttatagtacttcccgaccgctcgcTTCGATAAATGACCTttcaataatgcgctcatagttgcctttcggcggagactttggtggtttcttcagggcagccagagtgcgcttcgctttcaccggatctatcttctcctccggaggttgatgtttctttgctttcaccccttcaaagaagtccCTCACTTCGGCTTGCACGATCTTCGTGGTTTCCTCCTCGATCCTCTCGTATGGCAACTTCTCTAGAGGCTTGAGAGATGGACCGAATttgtattgcctcccgcctctggctgtactgctagacgcagGCCGAGCAGACGGAGCACCTGCGCCTGTCTTCTTTCGTTGCTTACGAGGCGGGGGAGAAGGACTATGACGCGCCAGAGCAGCCGGCGCCCCGGCGGGTCTCTTCCACCCTTGCTGGCGAGGCGGATCAGGAGGAGGCTGCTGGCTACTCAGGTGTGCCGGTGCAGGCGGAgcaggaggcggagtgccgccacgtgccggagaaggaggccgagtgccctgatcactcgccagatgaggaggcggagtgccctgactcgccggaggaggaggaggaggcggaggcgtccagttcggaaggttgatgagccccttccgccataggcatggagtcttcagagaagaacccagccgagtctccccttcacccgtagggtggtcaagctcgagGTTCTCAAATCCGtcagttatttcatccaccatcaccctagcatatccttctggaattggACGGTACTGAAAAGTTGCGTCAGGTTTAGGAGGtgcaacagagccaacagccgccttgactttcaatttcatccattgcgtcataaggtagCAATATTGAGACTCCGGGATTAAgtccacggggtagctagcaggagccatgaagacaggctccagctgaagcagctcggtggaagccacgctgcttctctgctgagatggcggggtagcttcgggggaagcttcggcaggtcgcttgctgcgatgtgcttctcgttcctctatcacTTGTAAccttgcgtgcagcgcctgcatttgggtctgttccactttcttcctcctctcctggaatttgtaaccgcctgcgtctggaaacccagccttccacggaacagatgctggcgtgcctcgtgtccatCCAGGGAGCTCAGGATTctcgagggccattgtgagctcatcgttctctctgtcttgaacgaacgtcccttgctgcgctgcatcGATATACCGCCGAAGCTTCGTGACGGGTATACGCAGTTGCTCGTTCATCCAACgtgaaagggcatttccctactttatgttttggatgatgatgacaaccctttgttggtctaatcgtgtgctatatgtttcaggttctcgatgcttaggcttacatcggattgctattgCCTCTCGTAGGAAAAGATCAAAGACGTGTCCTCTACGCTTTTATTCTCTTTGGTCGTAATGAActcgtactatcaagagggaatcctcattagaAAGCACTGGGGGAATCTTTTCATGTACACGTTCATCACCCCTCCTTTGTCTTCCTcaggtgagagagagagagagagttttccTTGTCTCTTCCCCTATCCTTCCTGCTCACTGTTtctgcccagcggttgtaccgctctctggagaggttgtaccgctgggtcttgtcgctcaccagctttgctcgagcggttgtaccgctgcctccgggcggtgTTACCGCCATCATGCTTTGCAAATGCTGGGGCGGTGGTTCCATccatgcaccgctcaagtaccgctcgcgcttctgttttgatgcggttcttgggcggtagtggcccggttggtccggtcgttccACGATGACCGGTACCACAAGTGGTCCAAGCGGTTCTTCTGCTCAAAACTTAGCCGCCCAAGAGatcaaggccatgcggttgtttcggccaggcaccgcccaagtaccggtcaacCTCCTGTTTTGATGAGGTGGTTGTGCGGTGGCCAGGCGGTTAGTCCGGTTATTTTTCTGagccggtactaccgccctcctgtccggttgtaccgcttggtagggttctgcagACACACCgcgagtcccggttgtaccgagacgaggaccggttgtaccgctgcagtgTAAAAAACGCAGTAACGGTTGGAATTGAGGGTTACTATATAAGTGAGCTTCTCCCACCTCCCACCTtcacctttgacctctctcactccaccattaatgcacttcaagctctcttactcgatctctctctctagccactcaaacttgttgatttgctagggattgaaggaggagacctagatctacacttcaaccaaaggatatttgcttcccccatactttcttgtgtggattttgttactcttgggtgtttgagcaccctagacggttgaggtcacctcggagccatattccattgtggtgaagcttcgtggtttcgttgggagcctccaattaagttgtggagagagccccaaccttgtttgtaaaggttcggtcaccgccttcaagggcaccaatagtggaatcacgacatctcgcattgtgtgagggcgtgaggagaatacgatggccctagtggcttcttggggagcattgtgcctccacaccgctccaacggagacgtactccctctcaaagggaaggaacttcggcaacacatcctcgtctccaccgtctccactcttggttatctcgtgcctttacttgagcaagcttatttgtttcatatcacttgcttgcttgtgttcctatccttgttgcatcatataggttgctcacctagttgcatatctagacaacctactttgatgcaaagtttaaattgttaaaggaaagctaaaaattgttagttgcctattcaccccccctctagtcaaccatatcgatcctttcaattggtatcagagcctcgtatctttattaaggactttaccgtccaaagagtatggttgataccgtagacggtgtggaggaacactccagtgtgaatccgatctcgtctacgggcgatgggggaacctcggtctctcgtgaggagttcaatgtggccttagAGACATTGAagacctccatgacgaccgaggttgaaagcatgtttactaaatttcttgaggggcttaaactttccaccgcaccgttgaaagtgggtgatcccaccgacaaggtgacggatgttatccccgacaaggggaagctagtagtgaaaaggcttcttcttctagtggtaaaaatggcaccggcatctttgctcatgtggaaccaccacttgtttatggtggaccggttccttctactcatttgaatcatgccggtcctccccctaagattgtgaaaaatgaggactttgattcttgggtttaccgctttaaacgtcatttaaatcatgtgaacactaacctttggagaatcattgaagaaggtttctatccgcatgatccaagcaacttcactccttgagaagccgcggataatcaattcaatgagaatgctctcttcatcattcaagatgcaattccacccgaagacctacctcatcttcgtcccttcgccttggccaaagatgcatggcattgtgttgtctctctctaccggggaagcgcaagcatccaacgctccaactatgaagtggtgcaagatgaggccgatgagtttgcaatgaaagaagatgaagaacctcgtgagctttatcggagagtaaccaaactcgcggtctcactacgagatcacgggagcaaggacacggatgacaattggatcaagcgcaaattcctcaaggcaatgatgccctatcacaaggccatgtcctccgtcattcgtcaaagaccggacttccacactttgacctcaagtgaagtgttggatgagtttgtgtccatgaacattttggacaagaccgccgacaatgcggtgcttcgttctcaaagggcaaagaatcctaaccttgcattgaaggccaagctcaccgttgaagaggaagaagaggaagaagaggagagcaaccccgaagatacgaagtatgcatatcatgaacacatggcacttgcttcaaggcaattttggagcaagaaaaactcgaggccaaactttagcaaaaacaactcaagtggcacgaagagcaggcaacgtgtaaggacttgctacaattgtggcaacgtgagtcatttttTGCGGAGTGTccatatgagaagagggaagacaatgggggcaagctcatccgaaaggacaaggcaaagtcgttccccaacaagagaaACTTCatcaagaagactcctcccaaggcattggtggtacaagaagagtacaatgaggatgatgacgatgatgaaagtgatgagtcggttgccatggcctccgttgccattgcgacgactccacgggtgtctctcttcgactcacccaatgagagtatcaccgccaagtgcctcatggctaaagccaccaacaaggtaacctccaacatcaaaactaccatcattaatcatccttctccgacggatagcattaatgaacttgaggaagctaatgtggaggctaatgagtttgaggcctttatgggcaaactcaagggaaaatccaagaagcactttgttgctctcttggaacaacttggtgaagccaatgacatgatcgaggctcacgaagacaccatcactaagatggaagggcatagtcgtgactatgccgatgagatttcggatctttccaatgctcttgaggaagagcatggtcttcgtttggctcttgaggagtcacacaacgttgatcatgctaagttaaagaaagattatgatcatgtcctcattgtttctcatgtgctaaactccgagaaggccgaacttgaggttgatcttgctagactcaaagaggagtttgatctacttgacaaggctcacaaggtcttgaagggtactcatgctagcctcaaggagtcccatgatcaacttcaagtaaagctaaccaaggaaaaagccactttccctcgtatgatgttaattgataatgcaaatgctactaacccgtgttgtgagcatgtgcatctcgttgaggagaacactaagctaaaggggcaacttgagagaggtcttgcgacttgcatacaaggcaagaagaacctcaacgatctcttgatcaaccaaaagggggttgtggccaaggaaggggttgggtacgtgcccgacgccaagaacaagaagaagaatgacaagaccaaacgaccccctcctctcatgcaaacctttgtgaaggagggagagagtgcctccgaggagaagaagaagaacaatgcaaAGGGTggcaatgtcaagaagggcaatgccacccctcccaacaaagccggcgattttaatccttcttatgtgttatgccgtgcgagtgatgggcatgtttatgccaaattcgttggttctcttcatgaatacattgaatggtctatttgggttccaaagacccttgtcactaacatcaaaggacccattacaaaatgggtacctaaaaccaagcattgatctcttgcaggtgtttgcttccggtgggggatcatggttgctcgatagcggagctacaaatcatatgaccggaagcaaggacttggtggtggacgtgcacaaggttccatctatgcccaccaatgtcgagtggggtgacgcctcatcttctaatgtattgggacttggcaaggtggtcatctctcatgatctcacgatcgagaaggtcatgcttgttgagtcccttgcatacaatttactttccgttcgtcaacttgcaatcatgggctttgccactttctttgatatcgataccgtggccctcttgtggagcaagactcttaaagtagcctttgttgggcatgtcgagaacggtctatatgtgattaacttttcggagcgacccactaagaccgcgacgtgcctaatggctaaagttgatgtgggatggctttggcatcgccgtttagcccatgtcaatatgagatctttgcaaagtctcctcaagggggaccatgtccgtggactaacgaatgttagttttgctaaagatcatgcttgcagtgcttgtatcaaaggaaagctacatgagaaggctcaccctcccacgactatcatttattcaaagaggcctttggagctccttcacatggatctctttgggcctccatccttcgatagtcttggaggtaggaagtattgc belongs to Triticum urartu cultivar G1812 chromosome 7, Tu2.1, whole genome shotgun sequence and includes:
- the LOC125524167 gene encoding transcription factor NAI1-like, producing MLHELGQWQRRTDRSMLMDDMDDSRLFMQWAVSTLEQQDPGGADGGSEKSAGFPCLQALRDSSELTEAQNSLSSGDDTSGGGGIITPAPDSAVHQGSWSMSSPTSGGPFAPPGISSTGTGTSNALSMSWNFGAVLPPQPVSSGGGGTLAAGAPLRSCVSQPTRRASTKSTPYAQDHIMAERKRRENINQSFIELSALIPGLKKMDKGTILADATIFVKELQERVKYLEAAGGNHRSVETVVLVRKLCRPVAPDVGESSARFLLAAGTPAIGNQLPEIEAKLSGDNVMVRIHCETNGKGLVSRVLAEVEELHLRIIHNDVMPFTASTVIITTMAEASYDE